One window of Saimiri boliviensis isolate mSaiBol1 chromosome 4, mSaiBol1.pri, whole genome shotgun sequence genomic DNA carries:
- the LOC101038179 gene encoding heterogeneous nuclear ribonucleoprotein A1-like: MSKSESPKELEQLRKLFIGGLSFETTDESLRSHFEQWRTLTDCVVMRDPNTKRSRGFGFVTYATVEEVDAAMNARPHKVDGRVVEPKRAVSREDSQRPGAHLSVRKIFVGGIKEDTEEHHLRDYFEQHGKIEVIEIMTDRGSGKKRGFAFVTFDDHDSVDKIVIQKYHTVNGHNCEVRKALSKQEMASASSSQRGRSSSGNFGGGRGGGFGGNDNFGRGGNFSGRGGFGGSRGGGGYGGSGDGYDGFGNDGGNFGGGGSYNDFGSYNKQSSNFGPMKGGNFGGRSSGPYGGGGQYFAKP; this comes from the coding sequence ATGTCTAAGTCAGAGTCTCCTAAAGAGCTGGAACAGCTGAGGAAGCTCTTCATTGGAGGGTTGAGCTTTGAAACAACCGATGAGAGCCTGAGGAGCCATTTTGAGCAATGGCGAACGCTCACAGACTGTGTGGTAATGAGAGATCCAAACACCAAGCGCTCCAGGGGCTTTGGGTTCGTCACGTATGCAactgtggaggaggtggatgcagccatgaatgcaaggccacacaaagtggatggaagagttgtggaaccaaagagagctgtctcaagagaagattctcaaagaccaggtgcCCACTTAAGTGTGAGAAAAATATTCGTTGgtggcattaaagaagacactgaagaacatcacctaagagattattttgaacagcatggaaaaattgaagtgattgaaatcatgactgacagaggcagtggcaagaaaaggggctttgccttTGTAACCTTTGATGACCATGACTCCGTGGATAAGattgtcattcagaaataccatactgtgaatggccacaactgtgaagttaggaaagccCTGTCAAAGCAAGAGATGGCTAGTGCTTCATCCAGCCAAAGAGGTCGAAGTAgttctggaaactttggtggtggtcGTGGAGGTGGTTTTGGtgggaatgacaactttggtcgtggaggaaacttcagtggtcgtggtggctttggtggcagccgtggtggtggtgggtatggtggcagtggggatggctatgatggatttggtaatgatggaggcaattttggaggtggtggaagctacaatgattttggcagttacaacaagcagtcttcaaattttggacccatgaagggaggaaactttggaggcagaagctctggcccctaTGGTGGTGGCGGccaatactttgccaaaccaTGA